In Akkermansia muciniphila, one DNA window encodes the following:
- a CDS encoding MarR family winged helix-turn-helix transcriptional regulator, whose translation MLQTATDITASVHQFETILYQFKRDNLNEVDQNHYQKIMGLSVRQMNALGALNRLMTNRQEGIPLKTLAHYLRMSIPSTSLLVDSMVKKGLFDRKENPRDRRSLCIRLSEEGESRFQMLFNGMKEKLDTLFSILSQEDKENFCRIVDTLYNHVYNK comes from the coding sequence ATGCTTCAGACTGCCACGGATATCACTGCCTCCGTTCACCAATTTGAGACGATTCTTTATCAGTTCAAAAGAGATAACCTGAATGAGGTGGACCAGAATCATTACCAGAAAATCATGGGGCTTTCCGTCCGGCAGATGAACGCCCTGGGCGCCCTGAACCGCCTGATGACCAACCGCCAGGAAGGCATTCCCCTGAAAACGCTCGCCCATTATCTCCGCATGAGCATTCCCTCCACCTCCCTGCTGGTGGACAGCATGGTGAAGAAAGGGCTGTTCGACCGCAAGGAGAATCCCCGCGACAGGCGTTCCCTGTGCATCCGCCTTTCCGAGGAAGGCGAATCCAGGTTCCAGATGCTTTTCAACGGCATGAAGGAAAAACTGGACACCCTGTTCAGCATTCTGTCGCAAGAGGACAAGGAAAATTTCTGCCGCATTGTGGATACCCTCTACAACCACGTTTACAATAAATAA
- a CDS encoding NUDIX domain-containing protein — MERLYRPNVAGMMVRQDGKLLICERSGQKGAWQFPQGGIDPGETALDAVRREIREEVGFLPTQYDIVESRKGYRYDYPPEVLEYVREKRRQPFVGQEQEYFLCRLHADAPAPDLDNREFCAYQWITPAEFKLEWLPEFKKEVYARVLEDFFNVRALDK; from the coding sequence ATGGAAAGATTGTATCGTCCGAATGTTGCGGGGATGATGGTCCGGCAGGACGGGAAATTATTGATTTGCGAGCGTTCCGGGCAGAAAGGGGCCTGGCAGTTTCCCCAGGGCGGGATTGACCCGGGGGAAACGGCTTTGGATGCCGTGCGGCGCGAGATTAGAGAGGAAGTGGGGTTTTTACCGACCCAGTATGATATTGTGGAATCCCGGAAAGGGTATCGTTACGATTATCCGCCGGAGGTGCTGGAGTATGTCCGTGAAAAGCGGCGGCAGCCTTTTGTGGGGCAGGAGCAGGAATATTTCCTGTGCCGGCTGCATGCGGACGCTCCGGCCCCCGACCTGGACAATCGGGAGTTTTGCGCCTATCAATGGATAACCCCGGCCGAATTTAAGCTGGAGTGGCTGCCGGAGTTTAAAAAGGAAGTTTACGCCAGGGTGCTTGAAGATTTCTTTAATGTCCGGGCGCTGGATAAGTGA
- a CDS encoding MBL fold metallo-hydrolase, with protein MDRIRVYTGGVASCNGYLFKTRDNTYVAVDAPSGFADWIYSKKPDIIITDLLITHQHFDHVEDACRMRQIFDCRIHAGQPYNESLTLEKMARDAWGLPLNVQPFVVDEVLTPDIHTANWGGLLWHLHQVPGHSPDSIVYDLPDEGIMFTGDVIFAGSIGRTDLPGGNLRLLKQGIEKKVLNQPATTMIFPGHGPYTTVKNELLTNPFIS; from the coding sequence ATGGATCGGATTCGCGTTTATACGGGTGGAGTGGCTTCCTGTAATGGTTACCTCTTCAAAACGAGGGATAACACTTACGTGGCTGTGGATGCTCCGTCCGGTTTCGCGGACTGGATCTATTCCAAAAAGCCCGATATCATCATCACGGACCTTCTCATTACCCACCAGCATTTTGACCATGTGGAGGACGCCTGCCGCATGCGCCAGATTTTCGACTGCCGCATTCATGCCGGGCAGCCCTACAATGAAAGCCTGACGCTGGAAAAAATGGCCCGCGACGCCTGGGGGCTTCCCCTCAACGTCCAGCCGTTTGTGGTGGATGAAGTACTCACTCCGGACATTCACACGGCGAACTGGGGCGGCCTGTTGTGGCATCTCCACCAGGTGCCCGGCCATTCTCCGGACAGCATTGTTTACGATTTGCCGGATGAAGGAATCATGTTTACTGGTGACGTCATTTTTGCCGGCTCCATCGGGCGGACGGACCTCCCGGGAGGAAACCTGCGCCTGCTGAAACAGGGCATTGAAAAGAAAGTGCTCAACCAGCCCGCCACGACTATGATTTTCCCGGGACACGGGCCTTATACCACCGTAAAGAACGAACTGCTGACCAATCCGTTCATCTCCTGA
- the pyrC gene encoding dihydroorotase, which yields MILELHSPLDMHLHLRDGDMLKLVAPLSSASFAGAVIMPNLVPPVADADAVQAYRQRVLDACGGDVFQPYMTAFFRSYSEKELSRLKELVFGIKLYPAGATTNSEGGVKAMKDAEATLSIMQEMDIPLLVHGESHGFVMDREAEFLNVYRDLATRFPRLTICMEHITTAAAVRLLDEFENLAATVTLQHLLITLDDVAGGMLRPHLFCKPIAKRPEDREALLQAALAGHPRLMFGSDSAPHPIHAKEACGCAAGVFTAPIALPRLAALFDEHGALDRLQGFVSGHACALYGLNPPARTVRLQRREMPVPDVYEGHGQKVVPMDAGRTIPWRLM from the coding sequence ATGATTCTGGAACTGCACTCCCCGCTGGACATGCATCTTCACCTGAGGGACGGAGATATGCTGAAGCTGGTCGCCCCGTTAAGTTCCGCCTCCTTTGCCGGAGCGGTCATCATGCCCAACCTGGTGCCTCCGGTGGCTGATGCGGATGCGGTGCAGGCTTACCGGCAGCGGGTTCTGGACGCTTGCGGAGGCGATGTGTTCCAGCCGTACATGACGGCATTTTTCCGTTCCTATTCCGAGAAGGAATTGTCCCGGCTCAAGGAACTGGTGTTCGGCATCAAGCTGTACCCGGCAGGGGCTACGACGAACAGCGAGGGCGGCGTGAAAGCCATGAAGGATGCGGAAGCCACCCTGTCCATCATGCAGGAAATGGATATTCCCCTGCTGGTGCATGGAGAAAGCCACGGCTTCGTGATGGACCGGGAGGCCGAATTCCTGAATGTTTACCGTGATTTGGCCACGCGCTTCCCCCGGCTGACTATCTGCATGGAACACATTACCACGGCCGCCGCCGTGCGGTTGCTGGATGAATTTGAAAACCTGGCCGCCACGGTAACCCTCCAGCACCTTCTGATTACTTTGGACGATGTGGCCGGAGGCATGCTGAGGCCGCATCTGTTCTGCAAGCCGATCGCCAAAAGGCCGGAAGACCGGGAAGCCCTGCTGCAGGCTGCCCTTGCCGGGCATCCCCGCCTCATGTTCGGCAGTGACTCCGCCCCTCATCCCATCCATGCCAAGGAAGCGTGCGGATGCGCCGCCGGCGTATTCACGGCTCCCATCGCCCTTCCGCGTCTGGCGGCTCTGTTTGACGAACACGGAGCCCTGGACCGGCTGCAGGGCTTTGTTTCCGGCCATGCCTGCGCTCTGTACGGTCTGAACCCGCCTGCCAGGACGGTCCGTTTGCAGCGGCGTGAAATGCCGGTGCCGGACGTTTACGAAGGGCATGGACAGAAAGTGGTGCCGATGGATGCCGGACGCACCATTCCCTGGAGACTGATGTGA
- a CDS encoding alkyl sulfatase C-terminal domain-containing protein yields MIIKINCLATALLAMSVWGGGVYGANKNDPHSTQDAEQGPKDKPDARSISRSNARRALFEVTKGIYQIHGNGFPNITIMEGQEGIMIITPFVPEEIMTESLNLYYRKAGKRIVKAIVHTHPHIDHFAHARRVTSGQNINSKGTQIPIQGNSPQKAIPEKAHAGNTMKKNSARREAAPFDKTVKSALHSGRGAADSGKIITAFPPAGTTAKTGGTVRIDGIEVEFMTVPGMGASPAALMYFPQFKALFYGEDTARAMHDICTLGVSKIRDAKNRWKALDQAIQRYEDKIEILFAQHHRPRMGKENIKRFLARECRSCKYMHDRILNLVSKGYSPAEIAEKINPMPEDGRIKISSPEITGQKDYRQDAEASRHVMFANLKSGNIRNLAGNMLKQFGYQTESLFRNNELLVNAGEPGSGLLKNSRELVLTDTLSALTPELLFDYLGVSLNSEKTKGKKLAFNWIAQNGKPYGFWIENEVLMYREGKPVKHPDAVITGDKLHFALVATRAMPLKTALDKGMIKIEGNTDKFRELLGCMDKFHGNFHIIVP; encoded by the coding sequence ATGATCATAAAAATAAACTGTTTGGCCACCGCGCTTCTGGCAATGTCCGTATGGGGAGGCGGAGTGTACGGAGCAAACAAAAATGACCCTCACAGCACGCAAGATGCGGAACAAGGCCCCAAAGACAAACCGGATGCGCGGAGCATTTCCCGTTCCAATGCCAGAAGAGCGCTGTTTGAAGTCACGAAAGGAATTTACCAGATTCACGGGAACGGTTTTCCGAACATAACTATTATGGAGGGACAGGAAGGCATCATGATCATTACCCCTTTCGTCCCGGAAGAAATTATGACCGAAAGTCTTAACCTTTACTACCGGAAAGCGGGAAAACGGATTGTCAAAGCCATCGTCCATACACACCCCCATATCGACCATTTTGCCCATGCCAGAAGAGTGACATCCGGGCAGAACATCAATTCCAAAGGAACGCAGATACCGATACAGGGAAACTCTCCGCAAAAAGCCATCCCGGAAAAGGCTCATGCGGGCAATACCATGAAAAAAAATTCTGCCCGCAGGGAGGCCGCTCCTTTTGATAAAACGGTAAAAAGCGCCCTGCATTCCGGCAGGGGCGCCGCTGATTCCGGTAAAATCATTACAGCGTTCCCGCCTGCCGGGACTACCGCCAAGACAGGTGGAACAGTAAGGATAGACGGCATAGAAGTGGAATTCATGACGGTTCCCGGAATGGGAGCCTCTCCTGCCGCACTAATGTATTTTCCACAATTCAAGGCGCTTTTTTATGGAGAAGACACGGCAAGGGCCATGCATGATATTTGCACTCTGGGAGTATCCAAAATAAGGGACGCAAAAAACCGGTGGAAAGCTCTTGATCAAGCCATTCAGCGTTATGAAGACAAAATAGAAATTTTATTCGCGCAACATCATCGGCCCAGAATGGGAAAAGAAAATATTAAACGGTTCCTGGCCAGGGAATGCCGCAGCTGCAAATACATGCATGACCGGATATTGAATCTGGTCAGCAAAGGGTATTCTCCCGCAGAGATTGCGGAAAAAATCAATCCGATGCCGGAAGACGGCAGAATCAAGATTAGCTCTCCGGAAATCACCGGGCAAAAGGACTATCGTCAAGACGCCGAGGCATCAAGGCACGTTATGTTTGCCAATCTAAAAAGCGGCAACATAAGGAATCTTGCAGGAAATATGTTGAAACAATTCGGTTATCAAACGGAGTCCTTATTCCGAAACAATGAACTTCTCGTCAATGCCGGGGAACCGGGAAGCGGTCTGCTTAAAAATTCCCGCGAACTCGTCTTGACGGACACGTTATCTGCCCTGACTCCTGAACTGCTGTTCGACTACCTGGGCGTCAGCCTGAATAGCGAAAAGACCAAAGGGAAAAAGCTGGCTTTCAACTGGATTGCCCAAAATGGAAAACCATACGGTTTCTGGATTGAAAACGAAGTACTGATGTACCGCGAAGGAAAACCGGTCAAACACCCCGACGCAGTCATTACCGGAGACAAACTCCACTTTGCCCTGGTTGCCACGCGCGCAATGCCCTTAAAGACGGCGCTGGACAAAGGCATGATTAAAATTGAAGGCAATACGGATAAATTCAGGGAACTGCTCGGATGCATGGATAAGTTCCATGGGAACTTCCATATCATAGTTCCCTGA
- a CDS encoding DEAD/DEAH box helicase, which yields MLFSELGLSEPVLKAVEKCGYEHPTPIQEQAIPIILEGRDLIGASQTGTGKTAAFALPLLTKLQPIGKPQILVLEPTRELADQVAEAFAEYGEFTGLKVALLYGGVGYGKQTEDLKEGADIVVATPGRLVDHFYRCTMRFGEVKALVLDEVDRMLDMGFLPIVRKIVNLCPWEGRQTLFFSATMPPVIAGFAKWCLTDPAEVTIARREVAATISHAFYPVALDQRDELLLALLKGTDFRSVMIFTRTRKEADAVCGMLKHHGYRGEVAVMHSDIPQKERMEALKGFKSGKYDILVATDVAARGIDISGVTHVINYRVPENAEDYVHRIGRTGRAEASGDAFTIMTADELDFATAVENFIGKPIERKKLDGFNYTYTALLEDKPVKSVRKPKPAGPKRRRR from the coding sequence ATGTTATTTTCAGAATTAGGTTTATCGGAACCCGTCTTGAAGGCGGTGGAGAAATGCGGTTATGAACATCCCACCCCCATTCAGGAGCAGGCCATTCCCATCATTCTGGAAGGCAGGGACCTCATTGGGGCCTCCCAAACGGGAACGGGGAAAACCGCCGCTTTTGCCCTTCCTCTGCTGACGAAGCTTCAACCCATCGGCAAACCTCAGATACTGGTGCTGGAACCCACCCGTGAACTGGCCGACCAGGTAGCGGAAGCCTTTGCCGAATACGGTGAGTTCACTGGATTGAAAGTAGCGTTGCTGTACGGCGGAGTGGGATACGGAAAGCAGACGGAAGACCTGAAAGAAGGAGCGGACATCGTCGTGGCCACCCCCGGCCGTCTGGTGGACCACTTCTACCGCTGCACCATGCGCTTCGGTGAAGTCAAGGCCCTGGTTCTGGATGAAGTGGACCGAATGCTGGACATGGGGTTCCTGCCCATTGTCCGTAAAATCGTCAACCTCTGCCCGTGGGAAGGAAGGCAAACCCTCTTCTTCTCCGCTACCATGCCTCCGGTCATCGCGGGATTTGCCAAATGGTGCCTGACGGACCCCGCGGAAGTCACCATCGCCCGGCGTGAAGTGGCCGCCACCATCAGCCACGCCTTTTATCCGGTGGCTCTGGATCAGCGGGATGAGCTGCTGCTGGCCCTGCTCAAGGGAACGGATTTCCGTTCCGTCATGATCTTTACCCGCACCCGCAAGGAGGCGGACGCGGTATGCGGCATGCTCAAGCATCATGGTTACCGCGGGGAAGTGGCCGTCATGCACTCCGACATTCCCCAGAAAGAGCGCATGGAGGCGCTTAAGGGATTCAAGAGCGGAAAATACGATATTCTGGTGGCTACGGATGTGGCGGCGCGCGGCATTGACATCAGCGGCGTGACCCACGTCATCAACTACCGCGTTCCGGAAAATGCGGAAGACTATGTGCACCGCATCGGCCGTACCGGCCGCGCGGAAGCTTCAGGGGATGCGTTCACGATCATGACTGCGGATGAACTGGACTTTGCCACGGCTGTGGAAAATTTCATCGGGAAACCCATTGAGCGCAAAAAACTGGACGGGTTCAATTACACGTACACCGCCCTGTTGGAAGACAAGCCCGTCAAATCCGTCCGCAAGCCCAAACCCGCGGGCCCCAAGCGCCGCAGGCGCTAA
- a CDS encoding efflux RND transporter periplasmic adaptor subunit, which translates to MKKHTHHRKAPLRLLAGSGLLFSLFVPGYSQGAPGRAAAKPSTVLVQKAAAIDSAVNKKYIGQVEAIDRVAVQPRVSGNIVATRFQEGKVVKKGDLLFEIEDTRYRAAVEEAVAKKAQLEAKLLYAKNSFERYNRLLASKSVSMDTVENAKSTMHALEAEIQSANAAITVAKDNLNYTRLTAPITGRTGRVTFSTGNYITPTSGSLVTITGIDEVYVKFPISERDFLSLFGTQEQMKKDALVSVNLANGKAYDQPGRIFMTDNTVQTTTDTLNVWAKFPNPEDELTPGGVVTVNLSKKNVDRFPAANISSVMHDAYKSYVYIVNDQGVVERRDVTLGNTVNNEQCFSSGVKEGEVVIIDGMHKVRPGAKVNPVYSVQN; encoded by the coding sequence ATGAAAAAACACACGCATCATCGGAAGGCGCCCCTCCGCCTGCTGGCCGGCTCCGGCCTGCTTTTTTCTCTGTTTGTTCCGGGTTATTCCCAGGGAGCGCCGGGAAGGGCTGCGGCCAAGCCCAGCACCGTACTCGTCCAGAAAGCCGCCGCTATTGACAGCGCGGTGAACAAAAAGTACATCGGCCAGGTGGAAGCCATTGACCGGGTGGCTGTGCAGCCCCGCGTCTCCGGCAACATCGTAGCCACCCGCTTCCAGGAAGGAAAGGTCGTGAAGAAGGGGGATCTCCTGTTTGAGATTGAGGACACGCGTTACAGGGCGGCTGTGGAGGAAGCGGTAGCCAAAAAGGCCCAGCTTGAAGCCAAACTTCTTTACGCCAAGAATAGTTTTGAACGCTACAACAGGCTGCTGGCCTCCAAATCCGTCTCCATGGACACGGTGGAAAACGCCAAGAGCACCATGCATGCCCTGGAAGCGGAAATCCAGTCCGCAAACGCCGCCATTACGGTAGCGAAGGATAATCTTAATTACACCAGGCTCACGGCCCCCATCACGGGCCGCACGGGCCGCGTCACTTTTTCCACGGGCAATTACATCACCCCCACCTCCGGTTCCCTGGTGACCATTACGGGCATTGATGAGGTATATGTGAAGTTCCCCATCAGCGAACGCGACTTCCTTTCCCTGTTCGGCACCCAGGAACAGATGAAGAAAGATGCCCTGGTGTCCGTCAACCTCGCCAACGGCAAGGCATACGACCAGCCGGGCAGAATTTTCATGACGGACAATACCGTCCAGACGACCACGGACACCCTGAATGTCTGGGCCAAATTCCCCAATCCGGAAGATGAGCTGACGCCCGGCGGCGTAGTCACGGTTAATCTTTCCAAGAAAAACGTGGACCGCTTCCCGGCAGCCAACATCTCTTCCGTGATGCATGATGCGTACAAGAGCTACGTTTACATCGTCAACGACCAGGGCGTCGTGGAACGCCGGGACGTTACGCTGGGCAACACGGTCAATAACGAACAGTGTTTCAGTTCCGGCGTCAAGGAAGGGGAAGTCGTCATCATCGACGGCATGCACAAGGTGCGTCCCGGCGCCAAAGTGAATCCGGTCTATTCCGTCCAAAACTGA
- the ruvC gene encoding crossover junction endodeoxyribonuclease RuvC, which yields MRILAIDPAIRNTGYAVVEGDYRRARALDYGTLSIPRSVSQSGCLLAIKQHLGNLIDKWNPDEMAVERIIYVQSHQTAITMGAAKAAVVIAAAEAGLRIMEYSPKSVKLSVVGRGAAQKTQVAFMVRALLELRETPESDAADALAIGLTHLYSADPLKARMMERKYI from the coding sequence ATGCGCATTCTTGCCATAGACCCGGCCATCCGCAACACGGGTTATGCCGTGGTGGAGGGCGACTACCGACGGGCGCGCGCGCTGGACTATGGAACGCTCTCCATTCCCCGGAGCGTGTCCCAGTCCGGCTGTCTGCTTGCCATCAAGCAGCATTTGGGCAACCTCATTGACAAATGGAACCCGGATGAAATGGCGGTGGAGCGCATCATCTATGTCCAGTCTCATCAGACGGCCATCACGATGGGCGCGGCCAAGGCGGCCGTGGTCATTGCCGCGGCGGAAGCCGGGCTGCGTATCATGGAGTACTCCCCCAAAAGCGTGAAACTTTCCGTCGTGGGGCGCGGAGCCGCTCAAAAAACGCAGGTCGCCTTTATGGTGCGGGCTCTTTTGGAACTCCGGGAAACGCCGGAATCCGATGCCGCCGACGCTCTGGCGATCGGCCTTACCCACCTCTATTCTGCGGATCCTCTGAAGGCCCGCATGATGGAGAGGAAATATATTTAG